The DNA segment CCATCCCTTGCTCCTCTGGCCTCTCACCTCACAGGCTGCCCAGGCGCTGGCTCAGATGCCCGGGCTGACATCCTTCTGGGGGCTTGGCTGGCCCCATGGAAGGGTGCAAGCCGGGGACTGTGGCTCTGTCTTCCACACCAGCGACTCAGCCCCTGCTGGAGATGGTACCGGCTGTCACTCTGATGCTGCCCTTTGGAGACACACAGAGCTGGCAAGGGAGGGGCAGGGCCTGGCACCGGCCCCCTGGGTCCTAGCAGCTGCCAGCTGGAGGCTAGAGGCTGTGCTGTGGAAATGCTGggagggcctggggagggggaccCGGAGCAATCATAGACTGGAGTGCAGACTGAGGACGTTAGAGTGTAGGCTTTGGAGTCAGCCAGGTCCTATTCTGTCTTTTCCAGGCAGAAAATCTGCTCTCTTATGCCATCCCCCTCAGTGAGGGTAACTGGATCATTCAGCCTTGGTACTGAGGGGAAACTCAGGTAccagggacacaggagctggGAGACGCCTAAGTACCCTCTAGTCCTCAGGAGGGCTAGTTCTCTAGGTAAAGTGAGGGGGAAGCACAGGACTTTGGCGCATAGTAGGTTGCTCTGCTGGTATTAGCTTGGCACAGAATAGGTGCTTCAAGACACTGTGGAATTAATGAGAGGAAGCCTTAGGGGCAACTAAAagctttttttggttgtttttgctGTTAGCAAATGAGTCCGCTTCTGCTAAGAACACCCTGAATTTTCTTTAGGAAGCTACCTTCCCCAACTCTCAGGACACGTGGTTTGGGTAAGATCCTAACCTTTCATGTCATACTGCAGGCACAAAAACCCAGCCCTAGCCATGGTATGGCACCCCCCGAACAAGGTATTGGCTCAGGGAAAGACGTGTGACTCCAATGGGGTCATGTCGCCCAGTCCCATGGCAAAACCCCATCTATACCCTGATAGCTTGCCTTTGTGTCTGAagctccttcctttcctctgaaTCCCGGTCTGGATACCCAGGTGCCTCTTCAACATCACTCCCGTACAGAAACTACTGGGCATCTCAAAAGTTCTACACCCTAACATAGGGCCTGACTCATGGCCCCCAACCGCAACTTTCTCCACAGACTCTTAGTAAATGCCATCTCAGAAGTTTCCATCGACACCTCCTTTTCCCACTTACTCCACATCCAAAAGATCAACCTGTCTAAATTCAGCCACGTCTCACCACCATTATGTTCCCAGGCACTGCCACCCCTCACCTGGACTATTGCAGCTTCTTCCTCACGGATCTGATCTTCGTTCCTGCACCTCCTGGTGGTCATTTGTCTGTTTGCCCTTAGATCCACTCCCATATTCCCCAGCACTGCTCTGCCTTCCAAGAAACTGAtttactgggctcctctgtcagttGGTTTTGGGGTATATTCAGCCAATGGAAGTTACCAGCAGAACTGGAGGGTGGCAGGAGGGAAGAAGCCAGGGTATTTTTCCTCTCATGCTCAGCCTGGATCTACCTCTAGATCCGCCTCTGTGGAAGACTTCATCTCCCTCCATAGCCCTGGCTCCCTTCAGGCAGCCCCCTCTGGGATTCTGGCACCTGCTGGGGGAGCCCAGTCTTGGGCATTGGAATTCCATTATCCTTCCAACCTAAGAATGGTAGCAACTTCCTGCGGTTGCTAATCCCAGGATTGACTCACCAGCCCCTCTGGTAGTTCAGCTCCTTCTTTGTATCAAATTCCTCTTGTCTGGAATACATAGAGTGATTTGTGTTTTGTTGATTGGATCTTGACTGACAACATAGATCCACTCTCTATGCAGCTGGCCAAAGTGGATCTCTCTAAAGACAAACCAGGTCAGGTCATGATTCTGCACTCATCTCTCCAAGAGCTTCCTGTCATCAAAATAGAATCTCAGCCCCTCTGTGCTGAGATTGCCTTCTCACCTTTCTGacctcaccctcctcctccttgccTCCCATACTTCCAGCCATGCAGTCTTTGTGCTGGTCCCACATGTCAAACTCCTTTTCCCTTGAGGAAGTTTGCATGTGCTGTTTCTTCCGTCAGAACACCCTTCCCCCAGATCTCTTCATGGCTCGCTCTCTCACCTAATTCAGGTCTCTGCCTTCAGTGACCATCTTTCCTAAAATTGTTCCACCTTCTCATCACTACCTCTTTaaccctgttttatttttcttactggcCCTTTTCCTACTTGAAATTGTGTTTCCTATCTATGCACGTACTGCTTACAGCCTGTTTTACTAGAATGCAAGCGCCTTGGTAGCAGGGACCCTGTCTGTGCCTTGCTTGTGCCTGTGCCTCGCAGGCATACAGTCCTCACCGGCACGGATCTGGGTGGCAGACAACAGGGCGTGGGTCTCTGGGTTTAACTCACCTGCTGCTGGAATTTGAAGAGCCCTGGTCCGGTTCTCTGTTATTTGGATGAGACTGGTGCTCAGAGAGGGAAGGAGTGTGTTCTAGATTACCCAGCTGAGTTGTACCTGGAATCTGGGTCACCTGCTTCCTACGCTCTGTCCACACAGTCACTACTTCCCATACCTGACCACAACTTTGAAGTGGGTATTTGCCTCTGAGATCCTGgttcagaggaaggagagggcattGGCTTTCCCACTGCCCAGTTAGGCCTGTAGGGCCTAGGGAGGACTCAGCAGGACTAGATGGGAAAGCAGATGAGAACAGGTGCCTGGGGAAGGCAATAGGCAGGGATGGGGACTATGGTGGGTTGGGGAGTGCATTCTCCCTCTAAAATCGTTCAACTAAATTAACAGTGAAAACATTTTGTagtttatcatcttttttttttttttcaaaaagaaatgtaaggaGGATAAACCAGAAACTCCAGTAGGTTGGTAGGCATGGAGCATGGAGTGAGAGAGCTAGGAGAACACTCTTCCGAGCACAGATTTGGACAGACTGGACTTTGGAGGACCATATTAATGGTCTatgtgttgaaaaaaaaaataaccaagatGAGAAAGCCCCCTAAAAGTGAATATATATAGAAACAAATGAACCTACCTGCATTCCAAATAAATAACCACCACAATGAAGGGAAATAAATAACTAATCCAAGTAATATTTGAACCTGTGTTCAAATTGTTGCTTTGACCATTGACCTTCAGTCTAAAGACAAAAAAGTTAGTTTGAATAAGGTTTGATAAATCTTGAACTCTACTGAGCAAGTTTGTTTTTCACAATGGTTGTAGGTACAGCAATTCTGAAACTGCTTTTGTGTCAGATTAGGCAAATAAGTAAATGATTTGAGGTTGATGTGAACCAAGGTTCCGACTATAGGAGAAGGGAGGATAATTATAGATTTGGGAAAGAATGGAAGGACACACTGGAAtcggagaaacagacagagataGATGTGTTTATTTACATGTACATATTTCCTAGTGCTCTTTGCTGCCAggactgaaaagcaaagacatgcgGTTCCAAAGAGCACACCTCTGCCCAGATCTTGGATTCTCAATATCATCTCCTGCTCTAGGGAACCCCtgtggagaaatggctgattctaggtttgtacaagatgagcctggaacgTCATGTGATAACCAGAACCTAAGGAAGTGCTCACAAAATGATGTAGACACAGGAGTTAGCCTGAAGGACCTTCTGCTAGCCAAAGCAGGGACAACTTGAGGatcaaaacagcaacaaaacagcAACAGTCTCATCCAAATAACAGAGAACTGGACCATTCAATGTCAGCTATGGCACAGACATTGAATATAATCAGAACCCATGGGTCCATACTgataataaggaaagaaaggtgactgttattaataaatacagaagaaatgGTGGAATTAGATAAAAATTTGCAACCATCGTAGCAAAAATTCATTGAAGTCATCAATTTCAGGTAAAAATCGTCACTGAATGTAAAAGCTAGCAGGTGAAAGTTGATAAGGAATGGGACATTTACACTCAAAATATTTCCCCACAGATTACTGATCAATTACAAATGGGGGAAATGATAACTTCCCCATGGAACAACCtggtggacatgactttgagcaaagtTACATCACCAAGGATGGGATATGTCCCTCCTGATATAGTACACCAAGGACATGTCATTCACATAATGTTCCTGCCAAACTGCAATGCCTGAATCTAATTATTGCAAAATATCAGACAAACGTGAACTGAGAGAGCCTATAAAACAACTGACCTGTACTCTTTAGGAGTGTCAAGAGTGTCCAAAGTtatggagggaaaagaaaaggctCAAGAATGGTTTCAGATTAAAGGAAACCAAAAAGAATGACAACGAAATGCAGGGTATGACCCAGCACTGGGTCCTGACCTGCTGTCTAATATCTGCTCCCCTCGTTtgtggacagagtaacctggggTGATAATTACCACTCCTTTCATGACAGCAGAGCTGAACCCCTCACAAATATTCTCAACTCATTTATAATAGACAAAAGATACACATGGGTGTTTGGTGGCAAGACATGAGAAATGCTTGATTTGCCTGGCTGTGTCTGGACTGAAGAATCACTAGATGGGTCCCCACATGACTAACAGCTCTGAGTGGAGGGGAAGGGTCCCTTTCAGAGGCTCAATGATCAGAGGAGGACAGTTGTTGCAAGGACCAACATAGACTGTGACCACAGTGGGTGGGAGTGTGTGCATGACTGGTGTTCACCCGTGTGAGTGGTCACTCCCTGGAGTGGGGCTGGaaatgctgtgtggtgtggcaagTTGCCCTGGAGAGCAAGGAGGCCCGGGCCTCGTGCAGCTATGGCACAGACAAGCAGAGGCCAGGGAGTAAGCCAATACAATGTTTAATAAACTTGCCTGTGCATACCTGACGTGCAGCCTACCtctcttgtttattcatttttttttttgatggtgaAAGATTTTCATAAACAAAAATTATGACTTCACagagaattcatttatttttttgccatacatcttgtgggatcttaattccccaaccaggggtcgaacctgtgccccctgcagtgaaagcagagtcttaaccactgggccgccagggaaatCCATCATCTCACCTCTCTTGGATGGACAGTTAGGCCACAGCGGATGGCCTGGGTGGATGTGGGACCCACCCACTCTCAGTTTGTGCCCCGCTAACTACACAGCCTTGAATAGGCTGCTGTATTCGTGTTGCAGTCCATCACACCCATCACCTTAGGAGGTGAGACTGAGGCCACAGCCATGCCAGAACCAACAAGGATCAGAGGGAGAGGGAATCCCTGGAACACAGGAGGGAGATGTGAGGGCAGGAAGTTGATATGGGATTGAGGATGATGGTTGAGCTCCTGCCCAGGGGGCGGGAGGGTTGGGCGGACAGCTCAGAGGTGAATCTCTAGCAGGTAGCGCAGGCAGCACTGGCTCTCCTGGTAGATGAGATATTCGCTCTGGGAAAAGTTGCAGCTTCTGAAATCTGGGCAGAGCACGGGATGGCCCTGGGGCACCACTACTCGCTGGCCATCTAGCTCCAGCTCAGTGTCCCGGGTTGGATCTGCAGGGCACAGCAAGGGCCATGGGTCACCCAAGGGCCACTGGTCCTTGGCTTTACCAGTTAGTCCTACCCTCTATGCTCTTCTGTCACAGGGAGTGCCCACTCATTCCCCCCAGCCAACCTCCAAACTGCTGCACAGGGTGGGCCTTCTGCCTGGAATCTCCTCCCCCATTTCTCTGCCTGGGAAATGCTTGTTCATCTTTGCACGCTCAGTCAATGACACCTCCTCTTTGAAGCCCTCCTGGATGCCCAGGAATGATTTGTTGAATCAGTGAGCGTATGTTGAATGACAAAGTGAAGGACTGCGGTGAAGAAGCCGGCTTCTTCTtgtccttcttcacagtcccttTCCTGCTCACCTTCTTCCTGAAAGCGTCCTGCTTCATCTCAGCCTCACCTCTAATGCTTAGGCCTGTCCAGCTTCCTGAGACTCACCAGGCTCTGTGTGGCCACGAGCAATGACACTGTCGAAGCCAGAGGGTGGCTGCTTCAATCTGGGCTCGTCGACGGTGATGTGGTACTCTCTGCCCAGTGCCACCTCACCCAGGAACATGTAGCCAATGTGATGGGCCCCGCAGGATATGCCAGTAACTGGGGGCACAGGAAGGCTCAGGGTAGGCAGACTGGCCTCTGCCTGACTCCCTGGGCCCCTGTTGCACTGTTACCTCCTCTGGCTTTGCTGCCCGGGCCTTCTTCCATCCTTCCTCCCACCATTTCTCCAGGCTCCTTGTCCCTGCCtgcttcttttctcctctctgctccctgaCGCCAGGCCTCTGCCACCCTCATCAAGGTTGGAAATGGCCTTTCAGTGACCATATCTGGGGTGGGGGCTCTTCTGGCCTGCTCTGCTGATCTTGCCACTGGCCTCCTTCACCCTCTATCCTGGGATCCTCTTGCAAAGATCTCCTGAGGCCACTCTCCTCTCCTTCTTAGGCTCTTCTGCCCTCCTAGTGGGCTCCCAGGCCTTGAGCAAACTTCAGCCCCATCTGTTCTTAGACGACTCCCCCAACCTTGCTCTCCTGAGTGGTGGTGGTCTCCAATAATGTGGTCAACCTGGACCAAGGAGCCAGTATAGGGAGATCACCTCAGTGAGGACACCTCTGGACAGAAACTTGGGGGGCATCAGAGACACCCTCCACCGTTTCCCACACgctgcccaccccacctctcaCATATTCGTCTCCtggcttctctcctcctcctcctccaccttcaCTGCCCTGGACTGGGTGCCCATCAGTTGGCCTGGATGGGAACACAGCCTCCCAGCAGCCTCTGACCTTAACCACCCTCCCTGTGGCTGCAGCCAGGTTCAACTGTACTCCCCATCTTTCTCTGAATAGGTTCTTTTGATCGTCCTGGGCCCCAAGCCCCCCATCCACACCAGGCATTTTCTCTAAGCTTTGTTTCAGGCTGTGTTCAGAGATGCTGACctgctgcagcctcccaggcttcgTGCCACACCCGGGCTACTTTACCTCAAAGGCTCCTCTTTCACCACCCCCCTCTCCAGGTCAGGTTGGCACCTTCATCCTATCCACATTGCCTCCCTCAGGAAGCTGTCCTGACCACCGGATGCCCCCTGAGTCCCCCAACCGCCAGGATTCCCCACTGAGCTCTCGAGTGAGTAAGCATCCAAGAGATCCACTCCTGGGCCCACCACCAACTGGACAAGCACCGGGCCCCATGCTCCTTAGTGTCCCCATGCCCACCCAGGACTTGGCTCTGAGGGACGCCTCACCACAGCCAGCCGACTTGTGGTTCTCTGAGGAGAAGTAGATGCCATTGCCGACCCGGCCTCCAGAATGTGGCATAATGCGGAGCCCACTGGTGAGGATGGCGGCCACCACGGCCACGTTGGTGCCATGCCACAGTAGCTTCCGATTGCCCAGCTTGGCATGGACCTGGAACCGATCTCCCTGGGGTGGGCGAAGGTGGGAACCAGAAGAGTCATGCCCCCCAAGCTCAGGTGCTTCTGTCTGCCATCAGAGGAGATAACCAAGGCCAAGGGCCCCCTGGCCActcacacactcatgcacacatgcacaagccCTAGGCCTGGTGGAAACCGCTCAGAGTAGCTCAGCCTACTCCCTAAGGAGCGGGTAAGCCAAGGCCTTCTCCctcagggagaaggcagtggtgaCGGGGGGACTCTCCCTCACCTCCCCTTCTCGGTCCACCTTCTAAACATGTTGAAGAGCAGGGGGCCTGTTGCTGTTGCTAGTCTGTTTTAAGTAGGCATGTACCACCTGCAGAGACAGCAGAAGTTGGGTGTCAAGAGCAAGCGACATGCGGACCAAGCTCCTCTTGTCCCCCAGTCCCAGGGCTCTCCTCAGGGTCTGGAGACACAGTGAAAGAAGGACCAGGCCGAGGGACCCCTCTGGGCACCTGGAGGGCAGACAGGCAGAGGAACAGTGCCCACTGCTAGCTCGGCTCCTCTGCGGGGCCCGGCCCACCTTGTACTCAGGGGTCTCTGGGCCCAGCAGCTGGAGCTGGCACTTGAGGAGCTGGTAATCTCGGTCCAGTGGGTGCAGCACTTCCTCCACTTTCTTTGTCTCCTCGGGGGCGGCCTGCAGGGTCTGGGCCAGCTCGATGTCCGCCAGGACCTAAGGTGATGGGCACTGGCAGCTTGGCTGTCCTCTTGACCCTCCCTCACCCTCCCACCTGACTAGGGCTGTGGCTGCCCCACCTGTGTATCCACCTATTCAGCTGCATCTCGTCTATCTGCCTGGCCTtcccctcctctgtcctttggccTGCTCGTCACAGTCCATCTCTCTGTCCCCCATCCCCCTGTCTGTCTGCTTTGTAACCTGCCAGCCCTCACCAGCAACATGTCCTTCTTTGCCTGCAGAAGCTCAGGGGAGTTGATGGGTGGGGGCCGGCTGCGGCCGAAGTTGTGGGGAATGATGGTGTAGAAGTGGGAGGACAGCTCCTCCAGGCTGCGCCCACTGTCTGCGGGGGCTTTCTAGGCCGCCTCCACTTCCTCCAAGGCCTCGAAACCCGGGCAATCTGCTGCTTGCTCAACTTCCCTAGTGGCATCTTCTTCACAtctggggggatggggagagtGAGGAGACCGTCCCGCAGCCTTGCCACCCCCAGGCCCCTGCTACCCTGCCCGCCCCTGACTCCTCACCCAGGTTCATGAGGGCCATGGCGTTCTGGAACACGTCCTTGCTGAAGATGTTGGTGATGAGCTTCTGCGTAGCTGCGTCCAAGGAGCAGGGCCGCACCCGCTGAACCACAGCCTTCACTGGGCCTCCGTCCACCTAGGGGTAGAGGATGCACATGGGCAGGAGCAGCTGGGCTGGGCACCTGCAGCCAGAGCAGGTCAAGGCTAGAGAGCGAGGCCTGTCCTGAGGGCGCTCAGCCAGGCAGTAGTGTCCCCTCCCTCGGCCCAGGCCCACCCTTCCTCCCTGGCCACTTCACCTTCTCCACGACTTCCTGGGCCTCGTCCTCTCTCTGCACCTCGGTAAGTGTATACTTGCCGGGCTGGGCCACAAAGTGGTCCCGCTCTGCCCAGCTGTTCTTGGTCTTGTCCCGAAATTTCTTCTCAAAACTCTTCTTTGCATCCTCCAGTGACTCGAAGCGGCTGAGCTTTGACTGGCCCACCTCTCCCTGTAAGCGACACAGCCACAGTGCCTGCCACAAATGCTTGCTGGCCTCTGTTGTGCCGGCCTGTGCCAAGTGCCCCTGGGCGTCAGAGACGGGGCAGGGCCACAGTCAGTGGCTGTGGCCTTTCGGCCTGCGTAAGCTGTTGGGAcccttgggggcaggaggcatgCACTGAgcagggagaggtggggaagagGGGGCACAGGATGGCTGGGTGGCACTTACCACGCGTCCCCAGTAGGTCCAGCAGAAGAAGCAGTCAGCATCTTTCAGCAGCTGGATGATGTAGAACTTGTTGTTTCTCTCAATGTTGGTTTGGTTCAGGGTGCAGTTGTAGTCTTCATGCACCGGTGGCCAGAGCGGGTACAGGGAGGGCAGGCTGGCTCGGGCACCCCAGGGCTACCTGGCTGGACGCTGACAGGAATCAGACTGCACTGGGGCATCAGAGGAGGCCCTGTCCGGGAACCCCGCCTTAAAATGTGGGAGGGGAACGCCTGAGAAGCTCAGGGGCTTGCCCTGTGGTCTGAAGAGCAGACACTGCCTGGATCTGCCTGACCTGCCTGGATCTGATGGGCTATAGCCCTGCCTGACCTCTGGGGTCTCGGGAGAACACAGCTTTCTTGGGAGCCTGGAACCACCTGGCCAGGGCCAAGGCGGTGGGGAGCAGGTCTGAGTGTCCTTGTACCCAGGAGGGAGCAGGCATCGGGACTGGCTGGGGACTACAGCTTACCTGGGTTCCAGGGTTGCAGCTGAGTGGACATGAGGGGTCCACTCGGGCTATGCACTTCTCTGTGGGCGCGGCCTTAAGGGCCTCAGCAGTGGAACGGAAACTGTCCTCTTCTTCTGCCCCCTGTCGCCCCTTCGTCTTCTCAGGACCCTCATGCTGCACTTGGAGCTTGTGCTTTGGAACCGTGGCTGTTCTGTGGCACAGAGGAGTCCCTCAGACCTCCACAGCCTTTGTACCTGACCTGGCTGCCACAGTACCAGTTTGCCCCACTCTGAGTTTGCCTTTGGTAACCTCCTTCTGCCTCCATttcccccccgccgcccccgccccagtCCCTGACCAAAACCAAATCTCTGCACACCGGACAGACCTCTTTCTCTAGTCACTGGGGCCAGGCCTGGCCTCTGTACAATCTTCCCAGTTTGGTTAAGGAAGAGGGGCTCTCCACCCTCTCTAGCTCTCCTGTGTGTACTGAGGTGgaagggaaagtgaaaggaaaatctACCCCTTCCCACTTCTGGGCTCCTCCTTGCAGAGCACTCTCTGTTCCTCCCCCCTCTCAGCTGACTTGGACTTGGCATGGTTGCTGGGCTGTGTCACCTCAGCTATGGAGGAGAGTGGGCAGTGGTTCCTGGGGCAGCACTCCTGAGGCCAGCTCTGTCTCTCCAGAGCTTGGGACCCAGTAGCACAGAAACTCTTCCCATCAGACTCGAGACTTCTGGGATGCCAGTCCGGGTCCTGGACCAGTGGCACTGAACTGGCAAAAGCCAGTCACACCCACCCTGCCCTGTCCTGCCGTGTGGAAGGCTGTGGGCAGAGCCATAGAGCACTCACCTAAGAGAAGCAGGGACCTGGGAGAAGTGGTGGCCACCGGGTCAGTACCTCCTAGGCAGTCAGTTCTAACAACCGTCTGTAAGCCTTAGGGGAGCAGGGATGAACTGGGTGTGGATAGGATTCCAGTAATTTGGTCACCAGTCTGGTGAGTCAGAGGCTGGGCAGGCGGAGCCGGGGCAGCCTGTCCCATGAATGGGTAGACACTTGACCTGGACAGAGCCAAGGCCCAGGGGACTGACGCACCCTTAGCGGTGCACATCTCGCCTGAGACATGCAATACGTGTCCACTGGTTTGTCAAGTGACCTTGGCCGCAGGTGCAGGCATTGCCTTCCTCTCCCAAGGACTGCCTGGCTCCCTCTCCCCCAGTTACTAGGGTGTCAGACTCTCACCCTGGTCCCCGCCCCTGACGGGGAGGAGTCACGGTCCAGGGAAAGGGACCCTGCATCTCTGACGCCCCCCAGCGTCCAAAGGGCGCAAATACAGAGAAGGCGTCGGAGTCTGACCCCTCTTCAGACGTCAGTCAGCGGCGGGGCGCATGCGCCACAGTCGTTGGCCGGAAGCGCCGGGAAGAGGCTTGcttcctttactgtctgagccacggcGCAGGAACCTATAGGAACTTTGGGAGGCGGGGCCACAGGCATTTACCCTATGGGAGCTTGGGGGCGTGGCAGAACCTATCCAAGGACCCAATAGAGCTGTGGGAGGCGGGACCTATAGGGCGGTGGGAGCCTATCCCAGCGGGGAGTCGGGTGGGACTGCCTGGGTTTAGCCGCCACGTGAGTTCTCTAGCGGCTGCTGCAACACGCACCGTGGGCAGCATGTCGGCGACACGGGCGGCTCGTAAGAGGGGAAAGCCGGCCTCAGGGGCCGGGGCTGGTGCGGAGGCCTTCAAGCGGCGGCGAAAGGTGAGCATGGCGCTTTGGCAGGCGGGGGTCTATCCTGCCTATTGGGACCACCCTAATCCCATCCGGGGGTCCCGGCCCCGGTCCCCTCGCCCCCGGGACCCGGGTTGGAGTcagcttcttccctttctccGTGCGTCAAATCCTGAAAAGTCTTTCACTTGAGCCAGGGGCCACTGCCTTTCCCAGTGGCTCTCGAGGGACCCTAAGGGACTCTTGGTCAGAGCCCGAGTGGTCGGGACCCCTGACCAAAAACGTATTATGTGATTCCCAGGGCGACTCCTCTGGGGACAAAGTCAAGTCCAAGGATGGCGGCAAGATGAATGAGGAGATCTCGAGCGACTCGGAGAGTGAGAGGTGAGCTCTTTTTTTCCACGTAGTGGAAAGGAACCCTGGGACCCATGGTGTATGCAAGGAATCCTCAGTTGAAGGGGTGCTAGAACTGGGCCAGCACCCAGAATCTCAGGTCTTGACTCTTTCCTCCACTTTCTGACCCTGAgaactgtcatttccttctctgcagggTCTCTGTGTGGGGAGGACCCCCAGTCCCAATGGGAGACCTGCTGAATCTTCCTGGCTCGTGACAGGGAGCTGAACTCCAGGCAAGGGGAGGATACAAGAAATGCTTGTTAGTTCTTCACAATTTCAGTTACTGAAAGAGCCACGcactagtttcatttttttgagaacagagatgagcaggcaggtgaagACAGAGTGTGTTGTGATGGGAGGCGTATCTTAGAGCTGTGTGTTGTGGGAACAGAGAAAGGGAGTTTAAATAGGGCTTGGAGAGATCAGGAGGGCTTCCTTATCGAGAGGTAGGGAATGCATTCAGGGATCAGAGAAAAGTCTAGGGGTTAAACGGGCTAAATGGAAGATGGAGAGGGTGGAAGGGCAGGTGGTACGTGCATCCAGATTGTGAAGGGCTTTGTGTACCTCATTCATTCTGCAGGTGATGGGGGTGAAACATACTGCGGAGTTCAAAGGGAGCTAGCAAGTGTCAGGCCTAACCTTGTGGAATGGAAGCTGTCACACCAGGAAATCCTGGTGCCTTCCTTAACAGTTGGCTttagaggactttcctggtggtccagtggctaagaatccacctgccaatatgggttcaatctctggtctgggaagattccacatgccacagggcaactaagactGTGTgtcacgactactgagcccacacaacctagagcctgtgctcgtcaacaagagaagccaccacagtgagaagctcgtgcaccacagctagagaatagtccccacttgccacaactagaaaaagcccaggcacagcagcaaagacctagcacagccaacaaataaataaatacaaatgttaaattattttttttttaagttggcttTAGAAATTCTGCCTCTAAATGTTGAGTACATGTTGGTCTTAACCTGCTCTCAGAAGgactttatatacttttttgtaGTCCTGAGGTTACTGCAGGTGagtgtgtgccaggccctgtgtgaaacactttgaaatatttttaaaatgtgttgtgaAATTTATTAGCTACAGAAGAGTTAATGAAATGTAATTGTACCATAGACAGTAATGATGAAATGATGGACCTCTGTGCACCCACCAGAACTA comes from the Bos mutus isolate GX-2022 chromosome 22, NWIPB_WYAK_1.1, whole genome shotgun sequence genome and includes:
- the PARP3 gene encoding LOW QUALITY PROTEIN: protein mono-ADP-ribosyltransferase PARP3 (The sequence of the model RefSeq protein was modified relative to this genomic sequence to represent the inferred CDS: inserted 1 base in 1 codon; substituted 2 bases at 2 genomic stop codons), which produces PWGARASLPSLYPLWPPVHEDYNCTLNQTNIERNNKFYIIQLLKDADCFFCWTYWGRVGEVGQSKLSRFESLEDAKKSFEKKFRDKTKNSWAERDHFVAQPGKYTLTEVQREDEAQEVVEKVDGGPVKAVVQRVRPCSLDAATQKLITNIFSKDVFQNAMALMNLDVKKMPLGKLSKQQIAXGFEALEEVEAAXKAPADSGRSLEELSSHFYTIIPHNFGRSRPPPINSPELLQAKKDMLLVLADIELAQTLQAAPEETKKVEEVLHPLDRDYQLLKCQLQLLGPETPEYKVVHAYLKQTSNSNRPPALQHVXKVDREGEGDRFQVHAKLGNRKLLWHGTNVAVVAAILTSGLRIMPHSGGRVGNGIYFSSENHKSAGCVTGISCGAHHIGYMFLGEVALGREYHITVDEPRLKQPPSGFDSVIARGHTEPDPTRDTELELDGQRVVVPQGHPVLCPDFRSCNFSQSEYLIYQESQCCLRYLLEIHL